The Deltaproteobacteria bacterium genome window below encodes:
- the bioA gene encoding adenosylmethionine--8-amino-7-oxononanoate transaminase → MDRERIVALDKRRVWHPYTAMDEYAERVDPLVVVRAEGARLYDADGRSYLDANSSWWVAALGHGHPRLVAALERQARAFAHVSLAGVTHAPAAELAEALCAVAPRSPGRAGLEHVFYSDDGSTAVEVALKLALQYWAQNGRPGRRAFVALDGGFHGETLGCTALGGVEVFRRPFAGALAEVLHVPSPGDPEVSLDAAVETLASVLAREQERIAAVVVEPMVQGAAGMRIYDPAYLRAVRELCDRHDLFLVADEVFAGYGRSGPMWACQHAGVAPDLLCTAKGFSGGMLPMAATLATRRVFEGFRGAPERAFFYGHSFCGNPLGAAVALEVLRVYEEEKVLAGALPRAARIARCFEGLGALPGVARTRALGMIGALDLAGDAGYLARAGWRVFEEARRRGAYLRPLGNVVYVAPPLVISDADLDELLGIVTESVAAVADGR, encoded by the coding sequence ATGGACCGCGAGCGGATCGTCGCCCTCGACAAGCGGCGGGTCTGGCACCCGTACACCGCGATGGACGAGTACGCGGAGCGCGTAGACCCGCTCGTGGTGGTGCGCGCCGAGGGCGCGCGCCTCTACGACGCCGACGGGCGCTCGTACCTCGACGCGAACTCCTCGTGGTGGGTGGCGGCGCTCGGTCACGGCCACCCGCGGCTGGTGGCGGCGCTCGAGCGCCAGGCGCGCGCGTTTGCGCACGTGTCGCTGGCCGGGGTCACGCATGCGCCGGCGGCGGAGCTCGCGGAGGCGCTGTGCGCCGTCGCTCCGCGGAGCCCGGGCCGCGCCGGCCTCGAGCACGTCTTCTACAGCGACGACGGCTCGACCGCGGTCGAGGTGGCGCTCAAGCTCGCGCTCCAGTACTGGGCCCAGAACGGGCGGCCCGGCCGGCGCGCCTTCGTGGCGCTCGACGGGGGCTTCCACGGCGAGACGCTCGGCTGCACCGCACTCGGCGGCGTCGAGGTCTTCCGGCGGCCCTTCGCCGGCGCGCTCGCCGAGGTTCTCCACGTCCCGTCTCCGGGCGATCCGGAGGTCTCGCTCGACGCAGCGGTCGAAACGCTCGCCAGCGTCCTCGCGCGCGAGCAGGAGCGGATCGCCGCCGTGGTCGTCGAGCCGATGGTCCAGGGCGCCGCGGGGATGCGGATCTACGACCCCGCGTATCTGCGCGCCGTCCGCGAGCTGTGCGACCGTCACGACCTGTTCCTGGTCGCCGACGAGGTCTTCGCCGGCTACGGCCGCAGCGGCCCGATGTGGGCCTGCCAGCACGCGGGCGTCGCGCCGGACCTGCTGTGCACCGCCAAGGGCTTCTCGGGCGGCATGCTTCCGATGGCCGCGACGCTCGCCACGCGCCGCGTCTTCGAGGGCTTCCGGGGCGCACCCGAGCGCGCCTTCTTCTACGGGCACTCCTTCTGCGGCAACCCGCTCGGCGCCGCGGTCGCGCTCGAGGTGCTGCGCGTCTACGAGGAGGAGAAGGTGCTCGCGGGGGCGCTGCCCAGGGCCGCGCGCATCGCGCGTTGCTTCGAGGGGCTAGGCGCGCTGCCCGGCGTCGCCCGCACGCGCGCGCTCGGCATGATCGGCGCGCTCGACCTCGCGGGCGACGCGGGCTACCTGGCGCGTGCCGGCTGGCGCGTCTTCGAGGAGGCGCGCCGGCGCGGCGCCTATCTGCGCCCGCTCGGGAACGTGGTGTACGTCGCGCCTCCGCTCGTGATCTCCGACGCCGACCTCGACGAGCTGCTCGGCATCGTCACCGAGAGCGTGGCGGCGGTGGCGGACGGGCGATGA
- a CDS encoding DUF3179 domain-containing (seleno)protein encodes MSARRALACLLVLLAAPPPASAAETSGEERLNGFTISRQTVDRDDIVPGGPPRDGIHSIDAPRFVPSEQATWVDDTTIVLGVVVKGDARAYPVHLMDYHQVANDVVGGVPLAVTWDPLTGVPLAFERTVGGRVLTFGVSGLLYNSGFLLYDRETESLWSQFLGRALSGPLAGKTLTRVRIRQEDLTSWRTRVGSTRVLERPSRGIDYARSPFERYLTENAVRYPVKARDPRFHAKELVLGVVVGGKARAYLGSVLTREGGWAEDRFQGRRIQIDYSTDLSVFRWEAPDDVQVTEAYWFAWKAFHPDTGIWKLDETAGRDPNPKLVRRERLRPLKGGPEPGS; translated from the coding sequence ATGAGCGCGCGGCGCGCGCTCGCCTGCCTGCTCGTGCTCCTCGCCGCGCCGCCGCCCGCGTCCGCTGCCGAGACGAGCGGGGAGGAGCGGCTCAACGGCTTCACGATCAGCCGGCAGACCGTGGACCGCGACGACATCGTCCCGGGCGGCCCGCCGCGCGACGGGATCCACAGCATCGACGCGCCCCGCTTCGTCCCCTCCGAGCAGGCGACCTGGGTGGACGACACGACGATCGTGCTCGGCGTCGTCGTGAAGGGCGACGCGCGCGCCTACCCGGTGCACCTGATGGACTACCACCAGGTCGCCAACGACGTGGTCGGGGGCGTGCCGCTGGCCGTCACCTGGGACCCCCTCACCGGCGTGCCGCTCGCCTTCGAGCGTACCGTCGGCGGGCGGGTGCTCACCTTCGGGGTCTCGGGCCTGCTCTACAACTCGGGCTTCCTCCTCTACGACCGCGAGACGGAGAGCCTCTGGTCGCAGTTCCTGGGGCGCGCGCTGAGCGGGCCGCTCGCGGGCAAGACGCTCACGCGGGTGCGCATCCGCCAGGAGGACCTGACGAGCTGGCGCACGCGGGTCGGGAGCACGCGCGTGCTCGAACGGCCGTCGCGGGGCATCGACTACGCCCGCAGCCCCTTCGAGCGCTATCTGACCGAGAACGCCGTGCGCTACCCCGTGAAGGCGCGCGACCCGCGCTTCCACGCCAAGGAGCTGGTGCTCGGCGTGGTGGTGGGCGGCAAGGCGCGCGCCTACCTGGGCTCCGTGCTGACCCGCGAGGGCGGCTGGGCCGAGGACCGCTTCCAGGGCCGCAGGATCCAGATCGACTACTCGACGGACCTCTCGGTCTTCCGCTGGGAGGCGCCCGACGACGTCCAGGTGACCGAGGCCTACTGGTTCGCCTGGAAGGCCTTCCACCCCGACACCGGGATCTGGAAGCTCGACGAGACGGCGGGGCGCGACCCGAACCCGAAGCTCGTCCGCCGCGAGCGACTCCGGCCGCTCAAGGGCGGGCCGGAGCCCGGGTCGTGA
- a CDS encoding DoxX family protein, with protein MAPFLRSYTAETYALLRIVTGFLFLWHGMQKLVGFPAAMPEGAVPGFVIWIGGPIELIGGFLVMIGLQTRWAAFVCSGMMAAAYFMAHAFSRVGELGFVGLVPLNNGGEMAALYCFAFLFIAANGGGIWSVDGRSSDVVTTRAPARP; from the coding sequence TTGGCGCCCTTCCTGCGCTCCTACACGGCCGAGACCTACGCGCTGCTGCGCATCGTGACCGGCTTCCTCTTCCTCTGGCACGGCATGCAGAAGCTGGTCGGCTTCCCGGCCGCGATGCCGGAAGGCGCCGTACCGGGCTTCGTGATCTGGATCGGCGGGCCGATCGAGCTGATCGGCGGCTTCCTGGTGATGATCGGGCTCCAGACCCGCTGGGCCGCCTTCGTGTGCAGCGGGATGATGGCCGCCGCCTACTTCATGGCTCACGCGTTCAGCAGGGTCGGTGAGCTGGGCTTCGTCGGCCTCGTGCCGCTGAACAACGGCGGCGAGATGGCGGCGCTGTACTGCTTCGCCTTCCTCTTCATCGCAGCGAACGGCGGGGGGATCTGGAGCGTGGACGGGCGCAGCAGCGACGTGGTCACGACCCGGGCTCCGGCCCGCCCTTGA
- a CDS encoding DUF2255 family protein — translation MGARLAGALRRVRGARWLGVTLAVLGALAAATYVAGEQSEKVVLRTIDAAGTVHETKLWVVDLDGSPWVRVARPERGWFAQLRDRPVVELVRNGVALPYRAIAIEDPAVRTRVDAAFREKYGLVDWWYGLLPRPDPRPIRLDPANAGPREAMGP, via the coding sequence GTGGGCGCACGCCTGGCCGGAGCCCTGAGGCGCGTGCGCGGGGCGCGCTGGCTCGGCGTGACGCTCGCCGTGCTCGGGGCGCTCGCCGCCGCCACCTACGTGGCGGGCGAGCAGAGCGAGAAGGTGGTGCTGCGCACGATCGACGCGGCCGGCACCGTGCACGAGACGAAGCTCTGGGTCGTGGACCTCGACGGCTCGCCGTGGGTGCGGGTGGCGAGGCCGGAGCGGGGCTGGTTCGCGCAGTTGCGCGACCGGCCGGTCGTGGAGCTGGTGCGCAACGGCGTCGCCCTCCCCTACCGGGCCATCGCGATCGAGGACCCGGCCGTGCGGACCCGGGTCGATGCCGCGTTCCGCGAGAAGTACGGGCTCGTCGACTGGTGGTACGGGCTGCTCCCGCGCCCTGACCCGCGCCCGATCCGGCTCGATCCGGCCAATGCCGGGCCGCGCGAGGCGATGGGACCCTAA
- a CDS encoding amidase family protein gives MSDLLRQPLTELCASLARRALSPVELMEETLARIEAADPKLNAFVAMRPREALLADAREAEARIGRGEARALEGVPLGVKDLEDAEGLPTTYGSRPFAGHRPERDSVQVERLRAAGAIVVGKTNAPEFGYTALTKNLLFGVTRNPWNLERTPGGSSGGSSAAIAGSLIPLVTASDGGGSIRIPATFTGCFGHKPSYGRIPHAPEELWPMDDTAVVGPLTRTVEDAALHLDLTVGAHPLDPNSLPHPGLSYREVLRRLPAGLRIGYSPDLGYAVVQSDVAEVVGEAVHVFEGLGHHLELVKGGPPEPGRDWGLIGVFQLLGRLHELLPDREQEFGRSFIAGVKLGVEMTPVRFAQFRRRREELNRWCADFFDHHDLLLTPTVPFDPPAAKGPLPAEVEGRAQPQANVGSFTMPFNLSWHPAATVRAGLSKAGLPVGLQIIGPRHRDDLVLQAAWAFEQVRPWAHAWPEP, from the coding sequence ATGAGCGACCTGCTCCGCCAGCCCCTGACCGAGCTCTGCGCGTCGCTCGCGCGGCGCGCGCTGTCGCCCGTCGAGCTGATGGAGGAGACCCTCGCGCGCATCGAGGCGGCGGACCCGAAGCTCAATGCCTTCGTGGCCATGCGGCCGCGCGAGGCGCTGCTCGCCGACGCGCGCGAGGCCGAGGCCCGCATCGGGCGCGGCGAGGCGAGGGCGCTCGAGGGCGTGCCGCTCGGCGTGAAGGACCTGGAGGACGCGGAGGGCCTCCCGACCACCTACGGCTCGCGGCCCTTCGCGGGCCACCGGCCCGAGCGCGACTCGGTCCAGGTCGAGCGCCTGCGGGCCGCCGGCGCGATCGTGGTCGGCAAGACCAACGCCCCCGAGTTCGGGTACACCGCGCTGACCAAGAACCTGCTCTTCGGGGTGACCCGCAATCCCTGGAACCTCGAACGCACCCCGGGCGGCTCGAGCGGCGGCTCGTCGGCCGCCATCGCCGGCTCGCTGATCCCGCTCGTGACCGCGAGCGACGGGGGCGGCTCGATCCGGATCCCCGCCACCTTCACCGGCTGCTTCGGCCACAAGCCGAGCTACGGCCGGATCCCGCACGCCCCCGAAGAGCTCTGGCCGATGGACGACACCGCCGTGGTGGGCCCCCTCACGCGCACGGTCGAGGACGCGGCCCTGCACCTCGACCTGACGGTCGGGGCGCACCCGCTCGACCCGAACTCGCTGCCCCACCCGGGCCTCTCCTACCGCGAGGTGCTGCGGCGCCTGCCGGCGGGGCTGCGCATCGGCTACTCGCCGGACCTCGGCTACGCGGTCGTGCAGTCCGACGTGGCCGAGGTCGTCGGCGAGGCCGTCCACGTCTTCGAAGGGCTCGGCCATCACCTCGAGCTCGTGAAGGGCGGCCCGCCCGAGCCGGGGCGCGACTGGGGCCTGATCGGGGTCTTCCAGCTCCTCGGGCGCCTCCACGAGCTCCTGCCCGATCGCGAGCAGGAGTTCGGCCGCTCGTTCATCGCGGGGGTGAAGCTCGGCGTCGAGATGACGCCGGTGCGCTTCGCGCAGTTCCGCCGCCGCCGCGAGGAGCTGAACCGCTGGTGCGCGGACTTCTTCGACCACCACGACCTGCTCCTGACCCCGACCGTTCCCTTCGACCCGCCCGCCGCGAAGGGCCCCCTGCCCGCCGAGGTCGAGGGGCGCGCGCAGCCGCAGGCGAACGTCGGCAGCTTCACGATGCCCTTCAACCTCTCCTGGCACCCCGCGGCGACGGTGCGGGCGGGGCTCTCGAAGGCAGGTCTCCCGGTGGGGCTCCAGATCATCGGGCCCCGCCACCGCGACGACCTGGTGCTGCAGGCGGCCTGGGCCTTCGAGCAGGTCCGACCGTGGGCGCACGCCTGGCCGGAGCCCTGA
- a CDS encoding DUF1931 domain-containing protein: MAARKKAAKKAAKGSGELIISKSRVKAATRKCNVGGDFYGALDAAVRQQIAQAEARALANKRKTLKPQDL, translated from the coding sequence ATGGCAGCGAGGAAGAAGGCGGCGAAGAAGGCCGCCAAGGGCTCGGGCGAGCTGATCATCTCGAAGTCGCGCGTGAAGGCCGCCACCCGGAAGTGCAACGTGGGCGGTGACTTCTACGGTGCGCTCGACGCGGCCGTGCGCCAGCAGATCGCGCAGGCCGAGGCCCGCGCGCTCGCCAACAAGCGCAAGACGCTCAAGCCGCAGGACCTCTAG
- a CDS encoding DUF87 domain-containing protein, with amino-acid sequence MQDFERLGAFYLGRRFDPEAGRAVADEPLLYDARDLVTHAVIVGMTGSGKTGLAVDLIEEAVIDGIPVLAVDPKGDLGNLLLAFPRLAPEDFGPWIDPAEAAREGRAPAEHAAALAQRWREGLAEWGQEPARIARFAAAAERVLYTPGSTAGRPLAALRSFAPPPAALAADPDALREKILGAVTGVLGLAGVDADPLRSREHVLLSSLLERAWREGRALDLPGLIREVQRPPLERVGALDLETFFPAAERTRLALALNNLAASPAFTAWTEGDPLDVARLLHTGDGRPRLSIVSIAHLSDAERMFAVTLLLTEVVAWMRAQRGSSSLRALLYMDEVFGFFPPVANPPAKEPMLTLLKQARAFGLGVVLATQNPVDLDYKGLANAGTWFLGRLQTERDKARVLEGLEGASAASGARFDHARVDALLSNLPKRVFLMSNAHEDEPVLFQTRWALSYLAGPLTREQIRQLAQPAAGAAPASPPAAGAPAAGAPAASPPPAATPPAVGPAPAAGTAPVEASGGRPPPAPAGVAEGFLAAPAGALLRPALLGVASLHFTDRKANLDLWQDVAWLAPLDAGSEAAPWDGAHELPAAAPALAAEPPAGARFAPLPAAAGRAASYERWRKQLAARLHRARPLRLLRCADPKLVSEPGESEGAFRVRLREAQREARDAALEALRARHAPRLARLRDRIADAEQRHAREQEQYTQHKVQAAISIGASVVGALFGRKLGSARNVGRVTTAARGVGRAADERGDVARAGERIEDLREQLAALERELEAERERLAATPDAATLPLEEQLVAPRKADIDARPLVLVWTGE; translated from the coding sequence GTGCAGGACTTCGAACGGCTCGGCGCCTTCTACCTCGGCCGCCGCTTCGACCCCGAGGCGGGCCGCGCGGTCGCCGACGAGCCGCTGCTCTACGACGCCCGGGACCTCGTCACCCATGCCGTGATCGTGGGCATGACCGGCTCGGGCAAGACCGGGCTCGCCGTCGATCTGATCGAGGAGGCCGTGATCGACGGCATCCCGGTGCTCGCGGTCGATCCGAAGGGCGACCTCGGCAACCTCCTGCTCGCCTTCCCCCGGCTCGCGCCGGAGGACTTCGGGCCGTGGATCGACCCGGCCGAGGCGGCCCGCGAGGGCCGCGCGCCCGCGGAGCACGCGGCGGCCCTCGCGCAGCGCTGGCGCGAGGGGCTCGCGGAGTGGGGCCAGGAGCCGGCGCGGATCGCCCGCTTCGCAGCCGCCGCCGAGCGCGTGCTCTACACCCCCGGCAGCACCGCGGGCCGCCCGCTCGCGGCGCTGCGCTCGTTCGCGCCGCCCCCGGCCGCCCTCGCCGCCGACCCGGACGCGCTGCGCGAGAAGATCCTCGGCGCGGTGACGGGCGTGCTCGGGCTGGCCGGCGTCGACGCCGACCCGCTGCGCAGCCGCGAGCACGTGCTGCTCTCGAGCCTGCTCGAGCGCGCCTGGCGGGAAGGGCGCGCCCTCGACCTGCCCGGCCTGATCCGCGAGGTGCAGCGCCCGCCGCTCGAGCGCGTGGGCGCCCTCGACCTCGAGACCTTCTTCCCCGCCGCCGAGCGCACCCGGCTCGCGCTCGCGCTCAACAACCTGGCCGCCTCGCCGGCCTTCACCGCCTGGACCGAGGGCGACCCGCTCGACGTCGCGCGCCTGCTCCACACCGGCGACGGCCGCCCCCGGCTCTCGATCGTGTCGATCGCGCACCTCTCGGACGCCGAGCGCATGTTCGCGGTGACCCTGCTGCTCACGGAGGTGGTGGCCTGGATGCGCGCGCAGCGCGGCAGCAGCTCCCTGCGCGCGCTCCTCTACATGGACGAGGTGTTCGGCTTCTTCCCGCCGGTCGCGAACCCGCCGGCGAAGGAGCCGATGCTGACCCTGCTCAAGCAGGCGCGCGCCTTCGGTCTCGGGGTCGTCCTGGCGACGCAGAATCCGGTCGACCTCGACTACAAGGGCCTGGCGAACGCCGGCACCTGGTTCCTGGGCCGGCTCCAGACCGAGCGCGACAAGGCGCGCGTGCTCGAGGGGCTGGAGGGCGCCTCCGCCGCCTCGGGCGCGCGCTTCGACCACGCGCGGGTGGACGCGCTGCTCTCGAACCTCCCGAAGCGCGTGTTCCTGATGAGCAACGCCCACGAGGACGAGCCGGTGCTGTTCCAGACGCGCTGGGCGCTCTCGTACCTGGCGGGCCCGCTGACGCGCGAGCAGATCCGGCAGCTCGCGCAGCCGGCGGCCGGCGCCGCGCCCGCGAGCCCGCCCGCTGCGGGCGCGCCGGCTGCGGGCGCGCCGGCGGCGAGCCCTCCGCCCGCTGCGACCCCGCCGGCCGTGGGCCCTGCGCCGGCGGCGGGTACCGCGCCCGTCGAGGCCTCGGGAGGGCGCCCGCCGCCCGCGCCCGCGGGCGTCGCGGAGGGCTTCCTCGCCGCTCCCGCCGGCGCACTCCTGCGGCCGGCGCTGCTCGGGGTGGCGTCGCTGCACTTCACCGACCGGAAGGCGAATCTCGACCTCTGGCAGGACGTGGCCTGGCTCGCGCCGCTCGACGCCGGGAGCGAGGCCGCGCCCTGGGACGGCGCCCACGAGCTGCCCGCCGCTGCGCCCGCGCTCGCCGCGGAGCCGCCCGCCGGCGCGCGCTTCGCGCCGCTCCCGGCGGCGGCGGGGCGGGCCGCCAGCTACGAGCGCTGGCGCAAGCAGCTCGCAGCCCGGCTCCACCGCGCGCGCCCGCTGCGGCTCCTGCGCTGCGCCGACCCGAAGCTCGTCTCGGAGCCGGGCGAGAGCGAGGGCGCGTTCCGGGTGCGCCTGCGCGAGGCCCAGCGCGAGGCGCGCGACGCCGCCCTCGAAGCGCTGCGCGCTCGCCACGCACCGCGGCTCGCCCGGCTGCGCGATCGGATCGCCGACGCCGAGCAGCGTCATGCGCGCGAGCAGGAGCAGTACACGCAGCACAAGGTGCAGGCGGCGATCTCGATCGGCGCGAGCGTCGTCGGCGCGCTCTTCGGACGCAAGCTCGGCAGCGCCCGGAACGTGGGCCGGGTGACGACGGCCGCGCGCGGCGTGGGGCGTGCCGCCGACGAGCGCGGCGACGTGGCACGCGCCGGGGAGCGCATCGAGGACCTGCGCGAGCAGCTCGCCGCGCTCGAGCGCGAGCTCGAGGCCGAGCGCGAGCGGCTGGCGGCGACGCCCGACGCGGCGACGCTGCCGCTCGAGGAGCAGCTCGTCGCGCCCCGCAAGGCGGACATCGACGCGCGGCCGCTCGTGCTGGTCTGGACCGGGGAATGA
- the mscL gene encoding large-conductance mechanosensitive channel protein MscL, which translates to MVSEFREFVQRGNVVDMAVGVVMGAAFGRIVSALVDGVLMPPVGLATGGVNFRDLKLAIGGTEAAPVTLSYGLLIQNVIDFLIIAFCVFLLVKAVNQLRKPEPAPAAPEPPEEVKLLTEIRDLLRRS; encoded by the coding sequence ATGGTCTCGGAGTTCCGCGAGTTCGTCCAGCGCGGCAACGTGGTCGACATGGCGGTCGGCGTGGTCATGGGCGCGGCCTTCGGCCGGATCGTCTCGGCCCTGGTCGACGGGGTGCTGATGCCGCCGGTCGGGCTCGCCACGGGCGGCGTGAACTTCCGGGACCTGAAGCTCGCCATCGGCGGGACCGAGGCGGCACCGGTGACCCTGAGCTACGGGCTCCTGATCCAGAACGTGATCGACTTCCTGATCATCGCCTTCTGTGTTTTCCTCCTGGTGAAGGCGGTCAACCAGCTTCGCAAGCCCGAGCCGGCACCGGCGGCACCCGAGCCGCCGGAGGAGGTGAAGCTGCTGACGGAGATCCGCGATCTGCTGCGACGCAGCTAG
- a CDS encoding inositol-3-phosphate synthase, whose protein sequence is MGDAKVHGHDHSHGQGRERRVRIAIAGVGNCASSLLQGIEHYRRVPRGQQEAWGLMHLEMGGLRPGDVEVVAAFDVDARKVGRPLHEAAFAAPNCTTVISDHIGKSEVAVQMGPVLDGVAAHMAEYPAERSFRVAGERPVDVARALRESGAEILVSYLPVGSQKAVQAYAEACLETGVSLVNCLPVFIVSDPQWGERFRQAGIPCAGDDIKSQVGATIVHRQLVRLFADRGVKVERTYQLNTGGNTDFLNMLSRERLASKKISKTEAVTSQLPYDIGADNVHIGPSDYVPFQNDNKVCFLRIEGRGFGGAPIEFEARLSVQDSPNSAGIVIDVIRYVQIARERGLAGPLLPISAYTMKHPPVQMRDVDAARQIEAFLGEPDGA, encoded by the coding sequence ATGGGGGACGCCAAGGTCCACGGCCATGACCACAGCCACGGCCAAGGCCGGGAGCGTCGGGTGCGGATCGCCATCGCCGGCGTCGGCAACTGCGCGAGCTCGCTGCTCCAGGGCATCGAGCACTACCGGCGCGTCCCGCGCGGCCAGCAGGAGGCCTGGGGCCTCATGCACCTCGAGATGGGCGGCCTGCGCCCGGGCGACGTCGAGGTGGTGGCGGCCTTCGACGTGGACGCCCGCAAGGTCGGCCGGCCGCTCCACGAGGCGGCCTTCGCGGCCCCGAATTGCACGACCGTCATCTCGGACCACATCGGCAAGTCCGAGGTGGCCGTCCAGATGGGCCCCGTGCTCGACGGCGTGGCCGCGCACATGGCCGAGTACCCGGCCGAGCGCTCGTTCCGGGTCGCCGGCGAGCGGCCGGTGGACGTGGCCCGCGCGCTGCGCGAGAGCGGCGCCGAGATCCTCGTCTCCTACCTGCCGGTAGGCTCGCAGAAGGCGGTGCAGGCCTACGCCGAGGCGTGTCTAGAGACCGGCGTCTCGCTCGTGAACTGCCTGCCCGTCTTCATCGTGTCGGACCCGCAGTGGGGCGAGCGCTTCCGCCAGGCTGGCATCCCCTGTGCCGGCGACGACATCAAGTCGCAGGTGGGCGCCACCATCGTGCACCGCCAGCTCGTGCGCCTGTTCGCGGACCGCGGCGTCAAGGTGGAGCGCACCTACCAGCTCAACACGGGCGGCAACACCGACTTCCTGAACATGCTGTCCCGCGAGCGGCTCGCGTCCAAGAAGATCTCCAAGACGGAAGCGGTCACCTCGCAGCTTCCGTACGACATCGGCGCCGACAACGTGCACATCGGCCCGAGCGACTACGTGCCGTTCCAGAACGACAACAAGGTGTGCTTCCTGCGCATCGAGGGCCGCGGGTTCGGTGGCGCCCCGATCGAGTTCGAGGCGCGCCTGTCGGTGCAGGACTCCCCGAACTCGGCAGGCATCGTGATCGACGTGATCCGCTACGTGCAGATCGCGCGCGAGCGCGGTCTCGCGGGTCCGCTGCTGCCGATCTCGGCCTACACGATGAAGCACCCGCCCGTGCAGATGCGGGACGTGGACGCCGCCCGTCAGATCGAGGCCTTCCTCGGCGAGCCGGACGGCGCATGA
- a CDS encoding DUF6178 family protein, whose protein sequence is MPPEIELPAEARRLLALARKDRDGARAALATLAVDEQVALVCETPVARRAELLDLLRAPEQVIPRLPEAELCFTVKAIGLADAGWVLAHASDEQLQSCVDLDAWGAEDTPDRERLSAWIGALLEGGDDALLRALHALDAELLMLWLADRLEAHLKPNDDPGWQAPAGARTLEGQFYVVARRSGDDLEDALRVLELLFEGDYWLYFRLLQAVSWESGPDNEEFALRWRTGRLQDLGFAPREEALAIYAAPRRSELETLPETPAPGAGEWHLPVWMPGLPAAADPRLTLFQAAAQLEPAARRAFFYAFVSLANQVAVADRLPLGDAESLPKAIEKAAATASAGLDRLAARHGRPPLEVLERVPLVRLFRIGHRLAGGAEEG, encoded by the coding sequence ATGCCCCCCGAGATCGAGCTGCCCGCCGAGGCGCGGCGCCTCCTCGCGCTGGCGCGCAAGGATCGCGACGGCGCCCGCGCGGCACTCGCCACGCTGGCGGTCGACGAGCAGGTGGCGCTCGTCTGCGAGACGCCCGTCGCGCGCCGCGCCGAGCTGCTCGACCTCCTGCGTGCGCCCGAGCAGGTGATCCCGCGCCTGCCCGAAGCCGAGCTGTGCTTCACGGTCAAGGCGATCGGCCTCGCCGACGCGGGCTGGGTGCTGGCCCACGCCAGCGACGAGCAGCTCCAGTCCTGTGTCGACCTCGACGCCTGGGGCGCGGAGGACACGCCCGACCGCGAGCGCCTCTCCGCGTGGATCGGGGCGCTGCTCGAGGGCGGCGACGACGCGCTCCTGCGCGCGCTGCACGCGCTCGACGCCGAGCTGCTGATGCTGTGGCTCGCGGACCGGCTCGAGGCGCACCTGAAGCCGAACGACGACCCCGGCTGGCAGGCCCCGGCGGGCGCGCGCACGCTCGAGGGCCAGTTCTACGTCGTCGCGCGCCGCTCCGGCGACGACCTCGAAGACGCCCTGCGCGTGCTCGAGCTGCTCTTCGAGGGCGACTACTGGCTCTACTTCCGCCTGCTCCAGGCCGTGTCGTGGGAGTCGGGGCCGGACAACGAGGAGTTCGCGCTCCGCTGGCGCACCGGGCGGCTCCAGGATCTCGGCTTCGCGCCGCGCGAGGAGGCGCTCGCGATCTACGCAGCGCCGCGCCGGAGCGAGCTCGAGACCTTGCCGGAAACCCCGGCGCCCGGCGCCGGCGAATGGCACCTCCCGGTGTGGATGCCCGGGCTGCCGGCCGCCGCGGATCCACGCCTGACGCTGTTCCAGGCCGCTGCGCAGCTCGAGCCCGCGGCACGGCGCGCGTTCTTCTACGCGTTCGTGTCGCTCGCCAACCAGGTCGCGGTGGCCGACCGCCTGCCGCTCGGCGACGCCGAATCGCTCCCGAAGGCCATCGAGAAGGCCGCCGCCACCGCGAGCGCCGGGCTCGACCGGCTCGCCGCTCGCCACGGCCGGCCGCCGCTCGAGGTGCTCGAGCGGGTGCCGCTCGTGCGGCTGTTCCGCATCGGCCACCGCCTCGCCGGGGGGGCGGAGGAGGGCTAG